From Humisphaera borealis, the proteins below share one genomic window:
- a CDS encoding esterase/lipase family protein: MLPIVLHHGFGGMPGFKFGPLQIDYFRGIDRVLAKRGRQIIVPRVHPTAGIPRRAEQLKQQIISQMDQLGRPDDPVVIIGHSMGGLDARYMIRKLDMESRVAALLTITCPHRGSPFADWCVRNFDRRLPLIRWIERMGWDMQAARDLTTESCRRFNDEIIDSDKVKYYSVSAARPWHLVPAFAYGSYRIIKSAEGHNDGLVSVKSSGWGESLGTWAADHWHTINHKMIVEMRNPTGDIRPYYERAMARVDAAMN, encoded by the coding sequence ATGCTACCGATTGTCCTTCATCACGGTTTCGGCGGAATGCCCGGATTTAAGTTCGGGCCGCTGCAGATCGACTATTTCCGCGGGATCGACCGCGTGCTTGCCAAGCGTGGTCGGCAGATCATCGTTCCCCGGGTTCATCCGACTGCCGGCATTCCCCGGCGGGCCGAGCAGCTCAAGCAGCAGATCATCAGCCAGATGGACCAGCTCGGTCGTCCGGACGATCCGGTGGTTATCATCGGCCACTCGATGGGCGGCCTCGACGCCCGCTACATGATTCGCAAGCTCGACATGGAGAGCCGCGTTGCGGCTCTGCTGACGATTACCTGTCCGCACCGTGGCTCGCCGTTCGCCGACTGGTGCGTGCGAAACTTTGACCGCCGGTTGCCGCTGATTCGCTGGATCGAGCGCATGGGCTGGGACATGCAGGCCGCCCGCGATCTGACGACCGAGAGCTGCCGCCGGTTCAATGACGAGATCATTGATAGCGACAAGGTGAAGTATTATTCGGTCTCGGCCGCCCGCCCCTGGCATCTCGTGCCTGCGTTTGCGTACGGTTCCTACCGCATCATCAAGTCTGCCGAAGGCCACAATGATGGCCTGGTTTCGGTCAAATCCAGCGGCTGGGGAGAGAGCCTCGGAACCTGGGCCGCCGATCACTGGCACACCATCAATCACAAGATGATCGTCGAGATGCGCAATCCCACCGGCGACATCCGGCCGTACTACGAACGGGCGATGGCCCGTGTCGATGCGGCGATGAACTGA
- a CDS encoding arylsulfatase, translating to MLPTKLIAFAATLLLACSSCTQTPSSSPSSEAAKPGGGGLDRTSLPIAEPPVAPITTLDARDAKAPPRFEVKPPAGAPNVVIVLIDDIGFGHSSAFGGPIKMPTLEKLAGKGLKYNRFHTTALCSPTRVALLTGHNHHANNAGAIMELATGFPGNTGVRPRTITTLAEILRQNGYSTAAFGKYHETPPWEVSVSGPYDRWPTGSGFDKFYGFIGGETNQWAPAIFDGVTRVEVPTTPGYHFTTDMTNNAINWVSAQKSLTPDKPFYMYFATGATHAPHHAPKEWIERYKGQFAGGWDKLREETFARQKALGVVPADTKLTLRPAEIPAWDGMSAQQKKLFERQMETFAGFAEHTDAEVGRLVEQLEKTGQLDNTLFFYIVGDNGSSAEGGPEGTYNEMMALNGIVGKAEQMMDHIDTWGDPTTFPHFAIGWAWAGNTPFQWTKQVASHFGGTRNGMVMHWPKGIKASGEVRSQFHHVVDIAPTALEAAKIPQPKMVNGIKQRPMDGVSMLYSTDAPKATDKRTTQYFEMFGNRGIYHEGWVACTRHSIPWLIVPLPPVKDDIWELYNVDEDFSEANNLAAKYPEKLKELQAVFLKEAERNHVLPIDDRRSERFNPAIAGRPDLLNGRKTLTVYPGMVGMMENAFINVKGVHHTITAEVDLKDDKTNGVIIAQAGYFGGWVVYMKDGKPHHEYNFFALERTNIAGESALPAGKHTISYEFIPDQNKPGTGGKSILSVDGRKVAEAKIPKTQPFSFSADEGADVGIDAETNVSKDYKPGLPSSFTGKIIKVTVEQK from the coding sequence ATGCTTCCGACCAAGCTGATCGCCTTCGCCGCAACCCTTTTGTTGGCATGCTCGTCATGCACGCAAACGCCATCGTCATCGCCCTCTTCCGAGGCGGCGAAACCCGGCGGTGGTGGACTCGATCGCACGAGCCTGCCCATCGCCGAGCCGCCGGTCGCGCCGATCACCACGCTCGATGCGCGCGACGCCAAGGCACCACCGCGGTTTGAGGTCAAGCCTCCCGCCGGTGCGCCCAACGTCGTGATCGTCCTGATTGACGACATCGGTTTCGGTCACAGCAGTGCGTTCGGCGGCCCGATCAAGATGCCCACGCTCGAAAAGCTGGCCGGCAAGGGCCTGAAGTACAACCGCTTCCATACCACCGCACTCTGCAGCCCCACGCGTGTCGCGCTGCTGACCGGCCACAATCATCATGCCAACAATGCCGGCGCCATCATGGAACTGGCGACTGGCTTCCCGGGCAACACCGGCGTGCGGCCGCGAACCATCACCACCCTCGCCGAAATCCTGCGCCAGAACGGTTACAGCACTGCGGCGTTCGGCAAGTATCACGAGACCCCGCCCTGGGAAGTCTCGGTGTCCGGTCCTTACGACCGCTGGCCCACCGGATCGGGCTTTGACAAGTTCTATGGCTTTATCGGCGGCGAGACGAACCAGTGGGCACCGGCGATCTTTGACGGCGTGACACGTGTCGAGGTGCCGACGACCCCCGGCTACCACTTCACCACCGACATGACCAACAACGCGATCAACTGGGTCAGCGCCCAGAAGTCGCTCACCCCGGACAAGCCGTTCTACATGTACTTCGCCACCGGCGCTACGCATGCCCCGCATCACGCCCCGAAGGAATGGATCGAGAGGTACAAAGGGCAGTTTGCCGGCGGGTGGGACAAGCTTCGCGAGGAAACCTTCGCCCGACAGAAGGCGTTGGGCGTCGTCCCGGCTGACACGAAGCTGACGCTTCGCCCGGCGGAAATCCCCGCATGGGACGGCATGAGCGCTCAGCAGAAGAAGCTCTTCGAGCGGCAGATGGAAACCTTCGCCGGCTTCGCCGAGCACACCGATGCCGAGGTCGGCCGGCTCGTCGAACAACTCGAGAAGACGGGCCAGCTCGACAACACGCTCTTCTTCTACATTGTCGGCGACAACGGCAGCAGCGCCGAAGGCGGACCAGAAGGCACGTACAACGAGATGATGGCGCTCAATGGCATTGTCGGCAAAGCCGAACAGATGATGGACCACATCGACACCTGGGGCGACCCGACCACGTTCCCGCACTTCGCGATCGGCTGGGCCTGGGCGGGCAACACGCCGTTCCAGTGGACCAAGCAGGTGGCCAGCCACTTCGGCGGAACCCGCAACGGCATGGTGATGCACTGGCCGAAGGGGATCAAAGCCAGCGGCGAGGTTCGCAGCCAGTTCCACCACGTCGTCGATATCGCCCCGACCGCGCTGGAAGCAGCCAAGATCCCCCAGCCCAAAATGGTCAACGGCATCAAGCAGCGCCCGATGGACGGCGTGTCGATGCTCTATTCAACCGACGCCCCCAAGGCTACCGACAAACGCACCACGCAGTACTTTGAGATGTTCGGCAACCGTGGCATCTATCATGAAGGCTGGGTGGCCTGCACGCGGCACTCGATCCCCTGGTTGATCGTGCCCCTGCCCCCGGTGAAGGACGACATCTGGGAGCTGTACAACGTCGATGAGGATTTCAGCGAGGCCAACAATCTCGCCGCGAAGTACCCCGAGAAACTCAAGGAACTCCAGGCGGTCTTCCTGAAAGAGGCCGAGCGCAATCACGTTCTGCCGATCGACGACCGGCGTTCGGAACGCTTCAATCCCGCGATCGCCGGCCGGCCCGACCTGCTCAACGGCCGCAAGACCCTGACGGTCTATCCGGGAATGGTCGGCATGATGGAAAACGCTTTCATTAACGTGAAGGGCGTCCATCACACCATCACCGCCGAGGTCGATCTGAAGGACGACAAGACCAACGGCGTGATCATCGCGCAGGCCGGTTACTTCGGCGGTTGGGTCGTCTATATGAAGGACGGCAAGCCGCACCACGAATACAACTTCTTTGCGCTGGAACGGACGAACATCGCCGGCGAGTCGGCGTTGCCCGCGGGCAAGCATACGATCAGCTACGAGTTCATCCCCGACCAGAACAAGCCGGGCACCGGCGGCAAGTCGATCCTGAGCGTTGACGGCAGGAAGGTCGCCGAAGCCAAGATCCCCAAGACGCAGCCCTTCTCGTTCTCTGCCGACGAAGGCGCGGATGTGGGAATCGACGCCGAGACGAACGTGTCAAAGGATTACAAGCCGGGCCTGCCCAGCAGCTTCACGGGCAAGATCATTAAGGTGACGGTCGAGCAGAAGTAG
- a CDS encoding ABC transporter substrate-binding protein, whose protein sequence is MGFHLGRPVFAMIALTLCGGVAIWLRPATTAPAAQVWTFAQAHADVYQSLAPGLEQQLGGTLAVRLIPNNALNVRLVSLLMADRSGDDLPDVVEIRQDAIGRYLGPPAGQIGLLPLNRFLERANPGGIGVRLQERRLLPYTKDGQVFGIPRDVHPVTLSYRADLFAEAGVDLETPSPGLDHVSWADFQQRCMKFQAYWRDRGVRDRWALDLFSANADLLAALLLQRGVNLIDSDGRARLTDPIVVDALLFYCSMVAGPGRISTDSVASGRNVWSKDLEAGVICALVTPDWRLADLRSAAPGLSGKWRMIRLPKFSPADAPTTTWGGTMIAIPRRCRDPEKSWRVIEALYLSDAAAAAQIRAVGILPATTLAREAMSLLEKPDPYFRGPPPLRFYADLGPQIPSQVLTADTAFATAALGYVLSQTVAAVGKGASAADPAFRATVLEWLAARQTDVERQIRHGRLAVTAE, encoded by the coding sequence ATGGGATTTCACCTGGGCCGGCCCGTCTTCGCGATGATCGCCCTTACGCTCTGCGGCGGTGTCGCGATCTGGCTGCGCCCGGCAACGACCGCGCCCGCGGCACAGGTCTGGACCTTCGCCCAGGCCCATGCCGACGTCTATCAATCGCTCGCACCAGGCCTCGAACAGCAGCTCGGCGGCACGCTCGCCGTCCGACTCATTCCCAACAACGCCCTGAACGTAAGGCTGGTCTCACTGTTGATGGCCGACCGCAGCGGCGACGACCTTCCCGACGTCGTCGAAATCCGACAGGACGCGATCGGCCGATATCTCGGCCCGCCGGCGGGGCAGATCGGACTACTGCCGCTCAACCGGTTCCTGGAACGCGCCAACCCTGGTGGGATCGGCGTTCGACTCCAGGAAAGGCGACTGCTCCCCTACACAAAGGACGGACAGGTTTTCGGAATTCCCCGGGACGTCCACCCGGTGACGCTCAGCTACCGCGCCGACCTGTTCGCCGAAGCCGGCGTCGATCTTGAAACGCCGTCGCCGGGATTGGACCACGTCTCCTGGGCCGACTTCCAGCAGCGTTGCATGAAGTTTCAGGCCTATTGGCGGGACCGCGGCGTGCGCGATCGGTGGGCGCTGGACCTGTTTTCGGCCAATGCCGATCTGCTGGCGGCGCTGCTTCTGCAGCGAGGCGTGAACCTGATTGACTCCGACGGCCGCGCGAGGCTGACCGATCCCATCGTCGTCGATGCCCTGCTGTTCTATTGCAGTATGGTCGCCGGACCGGGGCGCATCTCCACCGACTCGGTCGCCAGCGGACGCAACGTCTGGTCGAAGGATCTTGAAGCAGGGGTGATCTGTGCCCTGGTCACGCCCGACTGGCGACTGGCGGATCTTCGTTCGGCCGCCCCCGGACTTTCCGGCAAGTGGCGGATGATCCGGCTGCCGAAGTTCTCGCCGGCCGACGCGCCAACCACCACCTGGGGCGGAACGATGATTGCCATCCCCCGCCGCTGCCGCGATCCCGAAAAATCGTGGCGCGTCATCGAGGCGCTTTACCTTTCCGACGCGGCGGCAGCGGCACAAATTCGCGCGGTGGGCATCCTGCCCGCCACTACGCTGGCCCGCGAGGCGATGTCGCTGCTGGAAAAACCCGATCCTTACTTCCGCGGGCCGCCGCCCCTTCGGTTCTACGCCGACCTGGGACCGCAGATTCCGTCGCAGGTGCTCACAGCCGATACGGCGTTTGCGACGGCGGCGCTGGGTTATGTTCTGTCGCAAACGGTCGCCGCCGTGGGCAAGGGCGCGTCGGCCGCTGATCCTGCCTTCCGGGCCACCGTGCTCGAGTGGCTCGCCGCGAGACAGACCGACGTGGAGCGGCAGATTCGCCACGGACGACTGGCGGTAACGGCCGAATGA
- a CDS encoding GNAT family N-acetyltransferase produces the protein MPLLLRRFQFVDHGSLVDRELELVQPQKRWIDDLLASCRDSMTVTHMPREARLSRDEIQQFLAESPLGRYSGDDALGRVPAYHFWMMLRHGAAGPTSPPPLRIAGGLSVRIGHSPAVELYYGHLGYHVFPAARGRQYALRACGLVMPLLKAHGLRTIWVTCDPQNMASRRTIERLGGQYVETVEVPMGDPLYLRGETHKQRYRIEV, from the coding sequence GTGCCGCTCCTCCTTCGCCGATTTCAATTCGTCGATCACGGTTCGCTGGTGGACCGCGAGTTGGAACTGGTTCAGCCTCAGAAGCGGTGGATCGACGATCTGCTGGCGTCCTGTCGCGATTCGATGACCGTTACGCATATGCCGCGTGAAGCGCGACTCTCGCGGGATGAGATTCAGCAATTCCTCGCCGAATCGCCGCTCGGCCGATACAGCGGGGACGACGCCTTGGGGCGTGTTCCGGCGTACCACTTCTGGATGATGCTGCGGCATGGTGCCGCCGGCCCGACGTCACCGCCGCCGCTTCGCATCGCCGGCGGGTTGTCGGTGCGGATCGGGCATTCGCCGGCGGTGGAGCTCTATTACGGACATCTGGGGTATCACGTATTTCCCGCGGCCCGCGGACGGCAGTACGCACTACGGGCTTGCGGCCTGGTGATGCCGCTGTTGAAGGCGCACGGCTTGCGGACCATCTGGGTAACCTGCGACCCGCAGAACATGGCCAGTCGCCGGACGATCGAACGCCTCGGGGGCCAATACGTCGAAACGGTCGAAGTGCCGATGGGTGACCCGCTGTACCTGCGCGGCGAGACGCACAAGCAGCGATATCGGATTGAGGTGTAA
- a CDS encoding DUF4190 domain-containing protein: MTNYPPPQGQPPYGQPPYGQPPAAYGQPAPYGQPGMVMAPQASNGWSIAALVTGIISFCVPLLGGLLALLFGFLGIKRSKVTNSGKGMSIAGLILGVLSVGLWALFGSAIWAMVQGTAVNRDIAKQFINDLASQNLTNAATVVDGKVIDSKDLQKLADVVKPMGTIQDITTFGIQANTGSAGSEVVVAGAITFVGGGTKSFEMRQTKQGDKWVIVYVEIK, translated from the coding sequence ATGACCAATTATCCCCCACCCCAGGGCCAGCCCCCGTACGGACAGCCACCCTATGGCCAGCCGCCCGCCGCCTATGGCCAGCCTGCCCCCTACGGTCAGCCGGGCATGGTGATGGCGCCGCAGGCTTCCAACGGCTGGAGCATCGCCGCACTGGTGACCGGAATCATCAGTTTCTGCGTGCCGCTTCTGGGCGGCCTGCTTGCGCTTCTCTTCGGCTTCCTCGGCATCAAGCGCTCAAAGGTGACCAACAGCGGTAAGGGCATGTCGATCGCCGGACTGATCCTCGGCGTGTTGAGTGTCGGCTTGTGGGCCCTGTTCGGAAGCGCTATCTGGGCCATGGTTCAGGGCACGGCGGTCAATCGCGACATCGCCAAGCAGTTCATCAATGACTTGGCAAGCCAGAACCTCACCAACGCCGCCACGGTGGTCGATGGAAAGGTGATCGATAGCAAAGACCTCCAGAAGCTCGCCGACGTCGTTAAGCCGATGGGCACGATCCAGGATATCACCACCTTCGGCATCCAGGCGAACACCGGCTCGGCCGGCAGTGAAGTGGTCGTTGCCGGCGCGATCACCTTCGTCGGCGGCGGGACGAAGTCTTTCGAGATGCGCCAGACCAAGCAAGGCGACAAGTGGGTCATCGTGTACGTCGAGATCAAGTAA